A single genomic interval of Spartobacteria bacterium harbors:
- a CDS encoding ATP-binding protein, which translates to MSDNKPFSQEDLNEIFKISPAYPERVISRESSSLEFKESFGWASLPKYLKTSAAYANAKGGYVVFGIANKPHRLCGLSGANLKLFEDIDPEKMSRNFNEHFAPEIEWTIQEYELHGKVFGLLYIHEAKDKPVVCTKDAGKELKESDIYYRYRGRSERIKYPELRAILEAKREAEQRLWMQHLGNIARIGVREAGIFDLHTGSVTGAGGSFLIDESLLSQLAFIKEGEFSEVKGKPALKLIGEVEPMAGSVIGTTKKQIVKTKGIRTADIVLSTLNQNDVPEPDEYIKQICFESTAFLPVYYFIRKSGMTLDKTVEVLEGVVSRSATRGKLIERLKGGNTQELAIPNGSTVSANKKRKYTEALRNKKVNTDLEVKELVYCLQAIRGLTEAEVNSNSKYIRELLRNWFNKHYSAAKGSLADNLRRSICWVDEALNKKDVEGGNSND; encoded by the coding sequence ATGAGCGACAACAAACCCTTTTCTCAAGAGGATTTGAACGAAATCTTCAAGATTTCCCCTGCATATCCGGAGCGCGTGATTTCAAGGGAAAGCAGCAGCCTTGAATTCAAGGAATCATTCGGGTGGGCAAGCCTGCCGAAGTACCTGAAAACAAGCGCCGCGTATGCCAATGCCAAAGGCGGCTATGTTGTGTTTGGCATTGCCAATAAGCCACACAGGCTGTGCGGCCTATCAGGAGCTAACCTGAAGTTATTTGAGGATATTGATCCAGAAAAGATGTCGCGTAACTTCAATGAACACTTTGCTCCGGAAATAGAGTGGACGATTCAGGAGTACGAGCTTCATGGAAAGGTTTTTGGCCTTCTGTATATCCATGAGGCCAAGGATAAGCCAGTTGTCTGCACAAAAGATGCTGGGAAGGAGCTGAAAGAGAGCGATATCTACTACCGATATCGAGGTCGCTCCGAGCGCATTAAATACCCTGAACTTAGAGCTATCCTTGAGGCCAAACGGGAAGCTGAACAGCGCCTGTGGATGCAGCATCTTGGAAATATTGCCCGAATTGGTGTTCGCGAGGCAGGGATTTTCGATTTGCACACCGGTAGCGTAACCGGCGCTGGAGGTTCATTTCTAATTGATGAATCACTTTTAAGTCAGCTCGCTTTCATAAAGGAGGGGGAATTTTCTGAGGTCAAAGGAAAACCGGCTCTCAAATTGATCGGCGAGGTTGAACCAATGGCTGGAAGCGTTATCGGTACAACCAAGAAACAAATTGTAAAAACCAAAGGTATAAGGACGGCCGATATCGTTCTCAGCACTTTGAATCAGAATGATGTCCCTGAGCCAGACGAGTACATCAAACAGATCTGCTTTGAAAGTACCGCATTTCTGCCCGTTTACTATTTCATCAGGAAATCCGGAATGACATTGGATAAAACCGTAGAAGTGCTCGAAGGAGTGGTTTCAAGATCAGCCACACGAGGAAAACTGATTGAACGGTTGAAGGGTGGGAATACTCAGGAACTTGCAATTCCCAACGGAAGCACTGTTTCAGCTAACAAAAAGAGGAAATACACAGAAGCGTTACGCAACAAAAAGGTTAACACAGACCTCGAGGTAAAAGAACTTGTGTATTGTCTCCAGGCCATACGCGGACTGACGGAAGCCGAGGTAAATTCCAACTCGAAGTATATCAGAGAGCTTTTGCGCAACTGGTTTAACAAGCACTACTCAGCAGCCAAAGGGTCACTGGCTGACAACCTCAGGCGGTCTATCTGCTGGGTTGATGAAGCATTGAATAAGAAGGATGTTGAAGGAGGCAACTCCAATGACTAA
- a CDS encoding winged helix-turn-helix transcriptional regulator, translating into MNDELKKTQHSALSTHHSPQALAKGAESQNIEWKQSWNDDYLKWICGFANAQGGRIFIGKDDAGNVTGLKNAKKLLEDLPNKIRDQLGLMPHINLLEEDGNAYLEIIVEPSTVPISLRGSYYWRSGSVKQELKGHALTEFLLKKMGMTWDQVIQERATLEDIDDKTIELFKKEAVTAGRLPDISGLSTKELLKKLHLLTDEGLTHAALVLFGKDPSEFYPNLFVKIGRFGLNMVDMRFQEVCEGNLFQLLRDVMEQLEKKFLIKPVRFEGLRRIEELEYPVPALREMLLNALVHRNYMGSMTQLRVMDDRLSLWNAGALPIELSVEKLFQTHKSIPRNPLIAETCYRVGYIDSWGRGIEKIVESCEQAGLPQPVLFEDSGGVSVELLKSQKAESATETSSPKSSPKSSPKSSPKTSERILQLIRNDSQISTATIAEELGISKRAVIKQTNKLQENGQLTRVGPAKGGYWEVTESDEG; encoded by the coding sequence ATGAATGATGAATTAAAGAAAACTCAGCACTCAGCATTGAGCACTCATCACTCGCCGCAGGCACTCGCCAAAGGCGCTGAATCCCAAAACATCGAATGGAAGCAGTCTTGGAATGACGACTATCTGAAATGGATCTGCGGCTTTGCCAATGCGCAGGGCGGGCGGATCTTTATCGGTAAAGATGATGCGGGCAACGTTACCGGTCTGAAGAATGCCAAGAAGCTGCTGGAAGATCTGCCGAATAAGATTCGTGATCAGTTGGGATTGATGCCGCATATCAATTTGCTTGAAGAAGACGGCAACGCCTATTTGGAGATCATCGTCGAGCCATCAACCGTGCCTATTTCCCTTCGCGGTTCCTACTACTGGCGTTCGGGGTCAGTAAAGCAGGAACTGAAAGGCCATGCACTGACCGAATTCCTGCTCAAAAAGATGGGCATGACCTGGGATCAAGTGATTCAGGAAAGAGCCACACTGGAGGACATCGACGACAAAACCATTGAGCTGTTCAAAAAAGAAGCGGTTACGGCTGGGCGTCTGCCGGACATCTCCGGGCTGTCCACCAAAGAGCTGCTGAAAAAACTGCACCTGCTCACCGATGAAGGTTTAACCCATGCGGCCTTGGTGTTGTTTGGCAAAGACCCAAGCGAGTTCTATCCCAACCTGTTTGTGAAGATTGGTCGGTTTGGACTCAACATGGTGGATATGCGTTTTCAGGAGGTGTGCGAGGGCAACCTGTTTCAGCTCCTGCGCGATGTGATGGAGCAGCTGGAAAAGAAGTTTCTCATCAAGCCTGTTCGCTTTGAAGGACTGCGCCGGATTGAAGAGCTGGAATATCCGGTTCCCGCCCTGCGTGAGATGTTGCTCAATGCACTGGTACATCGCAACTACATGGGCAGCATGACCCAGCTCCGCGTGATGGATGACCGGCTTTCCCTGTGGAATGCGGGAGCCTTACCCATTGAATTGTCTGTCGAGAAGCTTTTTCAAACACATAAATCGATCCCTCGTAATCCTTTGATAGCGGAAACATGTTACCGTGTTGGATACATTGATTCATGGGGCCGGGGGATAGAGAAGATCGTTGAGTCCTGCGAGCAGGCAGGACTTCCTCAGCCCGTTCTCTTTGAGGATAGCGGAGGCGTTTCGGTAGAATTGTTGAAGAGTCAAAAGGCTGAGTCAGCAACAGAAACCAGTTCACCGAAAAGTTCACCGAAAAGTTCACCGAAAAGTTCACCGAAAACATCGGAGCGAATTCTTCAACTTATCCGCAATGACTCCCAGATAAGCACAGCGACAATAGCGGAGGAGCTGGGGATTTCAAAACGAGCGGTGATTAAACAAACCAATAAGCTTCAAGAGAATGGCCAGCTCACAAGGGTTGGCCCAGCCAAAGGCGGTTACTGGGAGGTAACAGAGAGCGATGAGGGCTAA
- a CDS encoding DUF4209 domain-containing protein, with amino-acid sequence MANERYPADTTIDKSDFDKEHCQRILEDSTGDGYTSIYDAFSKSARKSLEDGNPKQAKIYWLLSDACSMMLSSDNKNEPFKPFAVFHDRRSAIADDFSAEDISFFSEIITEVTDIRLKARLADLAWLKASKKNLNNALVAIDAYRQIPLDTETWIRDGRECWYRALGLAAMLRTGAGNRIQEMERDIQQAFDSSKESDGYLALWLADLMASFGLGKSNAGDIAGKLESLARTFEGDGDLHRARDYYENSSKWYESAGDKTKSIEMTICHAEAFVKEAIARTATEQPSNMVAASFYEKAIQILRTISKADRPALNVDERIAELHKSLNEAGQLSLNEMGVISSDGIDITQMVEAAKSAVSEKTPIDALKAFANLSQGMRISEMQDSAIKQLKQHPLSSLFGGTYMSRDGRVIAKTNGIKFDETLDGNHPNVQASVMQNHGIHLTLIVQGNVLPALEILHLEHRIREVDFLSIVKQSPIVPPGREVLFAKGLYSGYDHDYVTALHLLSPQVENLVRYHLKNAGAKTSTLDSCGIENENGLSTLVALPEMNTVFGDDLTFEIKALFCDPLGANLRNELAHGLVDHNACNSLHGVYAWWLTLKLVFNTFWNAARQERETGITEEDAE; translated from the coding sequence ATGGCTAACGAGAGATATCCGGCAGATACGACAATCGATAAAAGTGATTTTGATAAAGAGCACTGCCAGCGAATTCTGGAGGATTCAACTGGCGACGGGTATACCTCTATCTATGATGCCTTTTCAAAGTCTGCCCGCAAATCACTTGAGGACGGCAACCCAAAACAAGCCAAAATTTATTGGCTACTTTCTGACGCCTGCTCAATGATGCTGTCATCTGACAACAAGAATGAGCCATTCAAGCCATTTGCTGTTTTCCATGACCGGCGTTCTGCTATCGCGGATGACTTTTCTGCGGAGGATATTTCTTTCTTTTCTGAGATCATAACAGAAGTGACAGATATCCGATTGAAGGCCCGGTTGGCTGATCTGGCTTGGTTAAAGGCATCGAAGAAGAATTTGAACAATGCGCTTGTCGCAATCGACGCATACCGCCAGATACCTTTGGATACGGAAACGTGGATTCGTGATGGACGTGAATGCTGGTACCGGGCGCTTGGTTTAGCCGCTATGCTTCGAACTGGAGCAGGCAACCGCATTCAAGAAATGGAGCGTGATATCCAGCAAGCCTTTGACTCCAGCAAAGAATCTGACGGTTACCTTGCCTTGTGGTTAGCTGACCTTATGGCCAGCTTTGGTCTCGGCAAAAGCAATGCGGGTGATATCGCTGGAAAACTTGAATCATTGGCGAGAACCTTTGAAGGTGACGGTGATTTACATAGGGCGCGGGATTACTACGAAAATTCATCAAAATGGTACGAATCTGCCGGGGATAAAACCAAGTCAATCGAAATGACCATCTGCCATGCTGAAGCTTTTGTAAAAGAAGCCATAGCCCGCACAGCCACGGAGCAACCAAGCAATATGGTTGCCGCAAGTTTTTATGAAAAGGCCATTCAGATTCTCAGGACGATTTCAAAGGCAGATCGACCGGCCTTAAACGTGGATGAGCGTATTGCGGAGTTACATAAATCACTGAATGAAGCTGGGCAATTGTCTCTTAACGAAATGGGTGTTATCTCGTCCGATGGAATAGATATCACCCAGATGGTGGAAGCCGCCAAATCCGCAGTTTCTGAAAAGACACCAATTGATGCACTAAAGGCATTCGCCAATCTTTCCCAAGGTATGCGCATCTCCGAAATGCAGGATTCGGCCATAAAGCAGTTGAAACAGCATCCGTTATCATCGTTGTTCGGTGGCACCTACATGAGTCGTGATGGTCGCGTGATCGCCAAAACAAATGGCATCAAATTTGACGAAACTCTGGACGGGAATCACCCCAATGTCCAAGCGTCGGTTATGCAAAATCATGGCATACATTTAACCTTGATTGTTCAGGGGAATGTTCTGCCAGCGCTGGAAATTTTACATCTGGAACATCGAATACGCGAAGTTGATTTTCTCAGCATTGTCAAACAGTCCCCAATTGTTCCGCCGGGGCGTGAAGTTCTCTTTGCCAAGGGGCTTTATTCTGGGTACGACCATGACTACGTAACAGCTCTTCATCTTCTATCCCCCCAAGTCGAGAATCTGGTTCGATACCACCTGAAAAATGCAGGTGCGAAAACCTCAACTTTAGACAGCTGCGGCATCGAAAACGAGAATGGTCTCAGCACCCTTGTTGCCCTTCCCGAAATGAATACGGTTTTTGGTGATGATCTGACCTTTGAGATCAAGGCTTTGTTTTGCGATCCCCTTGGGGCAAATCTCAGAAATGAACTTGCTCACGGGCTGGTTGATCATAACGCCTGCAATTCCCTGCATGGTGTTTATGCGTGGTGGCTTACTTTGAAACTCGTTTTCAATACGTTCTGGAATGCTGCAAGACAAGAGCGTGAAACTGGAATTACTGAGGAGGACGCGGAATGA
- a CDS encoding HTH domain-containing protein — MNDELKNHSALSTHNSALAEGVMTWDHVINEKASLEDIDETSIELFKKKAVTAGRLPDISDLSTRDLLYKLRLLSKDGLTHAALVLFGKDPGEYYPNLFVKIGRFGTSVVDMRFQEVCEGNLFQILHDVMEQLEKKFLIKPVRFEGLSRIEELEYPVPALREMLLNALVHRNYMGSMTQLRVMDDRIALWNAGTLPIELSIDKLFQLHKSIPRNPLIAEVCYRAGYIDSWGRGIKTITDACEQAGLPKPIIEEETGGVEVSLLKAPASEELGNQLGNQLGNQLGNTKERILAEMKANPKISGAQLAELLDISTTAIEKNIKQLREDALIKRVGGTRGHWEVIENDEV; from the coding sequence ATGAATGATGAATTGAAAAACCACTCAGCACTTAGCACTCATAATTCAGCACTCGCCGAAGGCGTTATGACCTGGGACCATGTAATCAACGAGAAAGCGTCATTGGAAGACATTGATGAAACTTCCATTGAGTTATTCAAAAAGAAGGCCGTTACAGCTGGTCGCCTTCCAGATATTTCTGACCTTTCTACGAGAGACTTGCTATATAAATTACGCCTGCTTTCCAAAGATGGACTGACCCATGCGGCCTTGGTCCTGTTTGGCAAGGATCCTGGCGAATATTACCCCAACTTGTTTGTCAAAATAGGTCGCTTTGGCACAAGTGTAGTCGATATGCGTTTTCAGGAGGTATGCGAGGGCAATTTGTTCCAGATACTTCATGATGTGATGGAGCAGCTGGAGAAAAAGTTCCTCATTAAACCAGTGCGCTTTGAGGGGTTGAGTCGCATTGAAGAACTGGAATATCCCGTTCCAGCACTGCGTGAAATGCTGCTCAATGCACTGGTACATCGCAACTACATGGGCAGCATGACCCAATTGAGAGTTATGGATGATCGGATTGCTTTATGGAATGCCGGGACGCTGCCGATAGAACTTTCTATCGACAAGCTGTTCCAACTGCACAAATCCATTCCCCGCAATCCTTTGATTGCCGAAGTGTGTTATCGAGCTGGATATATTGATTCCTGGGGACGGGGTATAAAGACAATAACCGATGCATGTGAACAGGCTGGTTTGCCAAAGCCCATTATTGAAGAAGAAACCGGAGGTGTGGAGGTTTCACTGCTGAAAGCACCGGCTTCCGAAGAGTTGGGTAATCAGTTGGGTAATCAGTTGGGTAATCAGTTGGGTAATACCAAAGAACGGATTCTCGCTGAGATGAAAGCCAATCCCAAGATTTCAGGCGCTCAATTGGCTGAATTATTAGATATCAGTACAACGGCCATCGAAAAGAACATCAAACAACTGCGAGAGGATGCCTTGATCAAGCGAGTCGGCGGAACCCGTGGACATTGGGAAGTCATAGAGAATGATGAGGTCTAA
- a CDS encoding restriction endonuclease subunit S translates to MSVKHKRVVLGDIANISSGGTPSRSNPAYWNGNIPWVKTTQIQNCIINRTDVDEWITDEGLKKLSAKMISAGTILMAMYGQGKTRGQVSILNFDASINQACAAIDLKNGICRDFVYQSLLASYTRIRNMSNTGGQENLSAGLIKEIPLTLPPLPEQKAIADLLSTWDEAIEKTERLIQAKEANLKGQIQRIMGKEAIDANDWSMVHLGELFSEVTRKVGEKWGKDISGSQHKNYTHLKAGEFSYNKGNSKRYQQGCVYLLKDGEICVPNVFISFKPKAKNVVPEFFEHYFIADYHARELKRYITSGARSDGLLNLNKKDFFKIVVPCPSPDEQKAIAEALTASQHEIDLLKQLADKYKTQKRGLMQKMLTGEWRVKPEIVNQYVEA, encoded by the coding sequence ATGAGTGTTAAGCATAAACGGGTTGTTCTCGGAGACATAGCAAACATTTCTTCTGGGGGGACTCCATCAAGATCAAATCCGGCATACTGGAATGGGAATATCCCATGGGTCAAAACAACACAGATACAAAACTGCATTATCAATAGAACTGATGTTGATGAATGGATAACTGACGAAGGTCTAAAGAAATTATCTGCAAAAATGATTTCTGCGGGGACAATTCTTATGGCTATGTATGGCCAAGGAAAAACCAGAGGGCAAGTAAGTATCCTCAATTTTGATGCATCTATCAATCAGGCTTGTGCTGCTATTGATCTTAAAAATGGCATCTGTCGAGACTTTGTATATCAATCGCTGTTAGCAAGTTATACGCGTATCAGAAACATGAGCAATACCGGGGGGCAAGAGAACCTTAGTGCTGGCTTGATAAAAGAAATTCCTCTAACGTTACCCCCGCTTCCCGAGCAAAAGGCTATTGCCGATCTGCTGTCCACCTGGGATGAGGCCATCGAGAAAACCGAACGGCTGATTCAGGCGAAGGAAGCCAACTTAAAGGGCCAGATTCAAAGAATAATGGGGAAAGAGGCCATTGATGCAAATGACTGGTCAATGGTTCACTTGGGTGAGCTCTTTTCCGAAGTAACACGCAAGGTTGGCGAAAAATGGGGCAAAGATATCTCCGGTTCTCAGCACAAGAATTACACACACCTTAAAGCTGGTGAGTTTTCCTATAACAAGGGAAATTCAAAGCGTTACCAACAAGGGTGCGTTTATCTGCTTAAAGATGGGGAAATCTGCGTTCCAAACGTATTTATCAGCTTTAAGCCGAAAGCAAAGAATGTTGTTCCTGAGTTCTTCGAACACTATTTCATTGCCGATTATCACGCCCGTGAACTGAAGCGATACATCACAAGCGGTGCCCGATCGGATGGGCTTCTCAATCTGAACAAAAAGGACTTCTTCAAGATAGTGGTTCCCTGCCCATCACCAGATGAGCAAAAAGCCATTGCTGAAGCGCTGACCGCATCACAACACGAAATCGATCTGCTGAAACAGCTCGCAGATAAATACAAAACCCAGAAGCGCGGTCTGATGCAGAAGATGCTCACCGGCGAATGGCGGGTAAAACCGGAAATCGTTAACCAATACGTGGAGGCATAA